In the Camelus bactrianus isolate YW-2024 breed Bactrian camel chromosome 17, ASM4877302v1, whole genome shotgun sequence genome, one interval contains:
- the PDHB gene encoding pyruvate dehydrogenase E1 component subunit beta, mitochondrial, producing MAVVAGLAQRPLQQVSGLLRRRFHRTAPAALQMTVREAINQGMDEELERDEKVFLLGEEVAQYDGAYKVSRGLWKKYGDKRIIDTPISEMGFTGIAVGAAMAGLRPICEFMTFNFSMQAIDQVINSAAKTYYMSGGLQSVPIVFRGPNGASAGVAAQHSQCFAAWYGHCPGLKVVSPWSSEDAKGLIKSAIRDNNPVVMLENELMYGVPFELPSEAQSKDFLIPIGKAKIERQGTHVTIVSHSRPVGHSLEAATVLSKEGIECEVINMRTIRPMDIETIEASVMKTNHLVTVEGGWPQFGVGAEICARIMEGPAFNFLDAPAVRVTGADVPMPYAKILEDNSVPQVKDIIFAIKKTLNI from the exons ATGGCGGTGGTGGCTGGACTGGCGCAGAGACCCCTCCAGCAG GTCTCCGGGCTGCTGAGAAGGCGCTTCCACCGGACGGCGCCGGCGGCGCTGCAG ATGACAGTTCGTGAGGCTATAAATCAAGGTATGGATGAAGAGCTGGAAAGAGATGAGAAGGTATTTCTGCTTGGGGAAGAAGTTGCCCAGTATGATGGGGCATATAAG GTTAGTCGAGGTCTGTGGAAGAAATACGGAGATAAGAGGATCATCGACACTCCCATATCTGAG atgggcTTTACGGGAATTGCTGTAGGTGCAGCTATG GCTGGGTTGCGGCCTATTTGTGAATTTATGACCTTCAATTTCTCTATGCAAGCCATTGACCAGGTTATAAACTCAGCTGCCAAGACCTACTACATGTCGGGGGGCCTTCAGTCTGTGCCCATAGTCTTCAGGGGGCCTAATGGTGCCTCAGCTGGCGTGGCTGCCCAGCACTCCCAGTGCTTTGCTGCCTGGTACGGACACTGCCCAGGCTTAAAGGTGGTCAGCCCCTGGAGTTCAGAGGATGCTAAAGGACTTATTAAATCAGCCATTCGGGATAACAATCCAG TGGTGATGCTGGAGAACGAATTGATGTATGGAGTTCCTTTTGAACTTCCCTCGGAAGCTCAGTCAAAAGATTTTCTGATTCCTATTGGAAAAGCCAAAATAGAAAGGCAAG GGACACACGTAACCATAGTTTCCCATTCAAGACCTGTGGGCCACTCCTTAGAAGCTGCGACAGTGCTGTCTAAAGAGGGAATTGAATGTGAG GTGATAAATATGCGAACCATCAGACCAATGGACATTGAAACAATAGAAGCCAGTGTCATGAAGACCAATCATCTCGTAACTGTGGAAGGAGGCTGGCCACAGTTCGGAGTAGGAGCTGAAATTTGTGCCAGGATCATGGAAG GCCCTGCATTCAATTTCCTGGATGCTCCTGCAGTTCGAGTCACCGGTGCTGACGTCCCTATGCCTTATGCAAAGATTCTAGAAGACAATTCTGTACCTCAGGTTAAAGACATCATATTTGCAATAAagaaaacactgaatatttaG